Proteins encoded by one window of Ramlibacter tataouinensis:
- a CDS encoding c-type cytochrome, with amino-acid sequence MRFFAPLALAAAAAAFAGPAAAQFAKPEDAVKYRQNSLFVMAQHFGRIGAMVNGKAPYDAKAAVENAEIVNVMAKLPWAGFVAGTDKVGQTKAKPEIWAEQAKFREHNEKLVGESGKLLAAAKTNNLDNLKAAFGATAGTCKACHDDFRNK; translated from the coding sequence ATGAGATTTTTCGCACCGCTCGCCCTCGCCGCTGCAGCCGCCGCCTTCGCGGGCCCGGCCGCGGCGCAGTTCGCCAAGCCGGAGGACGCCGTCAAGTACCGCCAGAACTCGCTGTTCGTGATGGCCCAGCACTTCGGTCGCATCGGCGCGATGGTGAACGGCAAGGCCCCCTACGACGCCAAGGCGGCGGTGGAGAACGCCGAAATCGTCAACGTCATGGCCAAGCTGCCCTGGGCGGGCTTCGTCGCCGGTACCGACAAGGTCGGCCAGACCAAGGCCAAGCCGGAGATCTGGGCCGAGCAGGCCAAGTTCCGCGAGCACAACGAAAAGCTGGTCGGCGAATCCGGCAAGCTGCTGGCGGCGGCCAAGACCAACAACCTGGACAACCTGAAGGCCGCCTTCGGCGCCACCGCCGGCACCTGCAAAGCCTGCCACGACGACTTCCGCAACAAGTGA
- a CDS encoding TlpA family protein disulfide reductase, translated as MKKALIGVVAAAVVAIGATVYLNTGTAAAPASTFVLLDGSKKTTEDLKGKVTLVNFWATSCTTCVAEMPHIVETHDKYKARGYDTLAVAMSYDPPSYVVNFAQTRKLPFSVAIDNTGAAARAWGDVQLTPTTFIVNKRGEIVKRYVGQPDFAELHQLIERLLAQG; from the coding sequence ATGAAGAAAGCATTGATCGGCGTGGTGGCGGCGGCCGTGGTGGCCATCGGCGCCACCGTGTACCTGAACACCGGGACCGCGGCCGCGCCGGCGTCCACCTTCGTCCTGCTGGACGGCAGCAAGAAGACCACCGAGGACCTGAAGGGCAAGGTCACGCTGGTGAACTTCTGGGCCACCAGCTGCACCACCTGCGTCGCCGAGATGCCGCACATCGTCGAGACCCACGACAAGTACAAGGCGCGCGGCTACGACACCCTGGCCGTGGCGATGAGCTACGACCCGCCGAGCTACGTCGTCAATTTTGCGCAGACGCGCAAGCTGCCGTTCTCCGTGGCCATCGACAACACCGGCGCGGCCGCCAGGGCCTGGGGCGACGTGCAGCTGACGCCCACCACCTTCATCGTCAACAAGCGCGGCGAGATCGTGAAGCGCTACGTCGGCCAGCCGGATTTCGCCGAGCTGCACCAGTTGATCGAGCGGTTGCTGGCGCAGGGGTGA